GGCTCTGCGGAGGAAATCCAGGCGCGGGCGACCCTGGCGCAGGGGCTGGGAGTCCCCGCCGCCGCGATCCTCCGCGCGGGGCTGGCGCACACCACGCGGGAGGAGGCGGACCGGCTCGGCCGGCTCCTGCTCCCGCGCGGCAGTCGGCGCATCCTCCTCGTCGCCGATCCCATCGACATGCCGCGGGCACGGGGAGCGATGGAGCGGGCTGGCTTCACCGTGCTGCCGGCCCCCACCGCGGCCAGCGGCCCGTCGCAGCCCGAGGCGCGGCTGGGCCTCCTGCGCGACATCGTCATCGAGCTGGCCGGCTGGACCTACTACCGTCTCACGGGCACCCTCTGACGCCGGGTCCCATGCACTCCCTCGCCCTCGTCATCCTCGTCTGTCTGACCTCCGTGGGCGCCTACCTCGTGGGAACGCGGGTCGCCGGCCTGCGCCGGGTCCACCTGAAGGAGGCGACCGCCGAGGCCCTGGAGTGCCTCGGGCTCGCCGTGGCCTTCCTGGTGGGAAACCTGGCCGTGGGGATCGTGCTGATCTTCGGCCTGCGCACCCTCACCGGCCGGTTCATCTCGGTCTACGTCGTCGACGACGCCACCCTCGCCGTCCTGTCGCTGCTTCAGGCCCTCGTCGTCCAGCGCTGGCGCGGGCGCTCGCGGTAGCCCGGCGCCGCCTGGCCGCCGTCGCTGCCGGATCGCCCGTCAAGCGGGGTGCTGGCGGCACGGCAGACCGGACGCCCCGGCGCATGGGCGCGCGCGCCGGGTCAGACGATCTTCTCGTAGACGCCGGGCGGGATCAGCCGGTAGACGGGAATCGGCTCGGAGACGTTCTTGAAGCGCTTCTCGCCGAGGCTCTCCAGCACGAAGTGGGCGCGGATGCGCTCGGCCGTGGCAGGGCCGACCACGATCTCGCCGCCCGTCGCGGAGGCGGCGAGCCGCGCGGCGACGTTGGTGACGGGGCCCGAGGCCGTGAAGGTCCAGCGCTGGGCGCCCGCGCCGCCGAGCTTCGTCGCGCCCACGAGCGCCTCCCCGGTGTTGAGCCCCATGTGCAGCTCGATGGGCTGGAGCCGGCCGCGATGCGCCTCGTTCAGCTCGAGCGTGCGCTGGCGGATGGCGAAGGCGGCGCGCGTGGCGTTGAGGGCGTGGTCCCAGGCGCGTCCGGCGCGGTCGCCCTGCGGGGCGCGCTGGAAGATCACCATCAGCCCGTCGCCGGCCGTCTCGTTCACGTCCCCGTGGTGCGCCCGGATGATCTCGAGGAACGAGGAGAAGTACGTCTGGACCACCTGGTTGAGGGCGCGAGGGTCGAGCTGCTCGGACAGCTTCGTGTAGCCGGCGATGTCGAGGAAGAGCACCGAGACCTCCTCGGTCCGCTTCTCGAGCTCCGTGGCGTTGGGATCGCGCTCCAGCAGCGCCTTCACCGCGTCGGGCACGAACTTGGACAGCTCCCCCTTGAGCTGCTCCAGCAGCTCCACCTGGCGGCGCGAGGCCTGGAGGCTCTCGAGGGTCGTCGCCAGCTCCGCGTTGCGCGCCGCCAGCTCGTCGCGCGCGCGCGCCAGGTGTTCGGTCATCTCGTTGAGTGCGCCGCCCAGCACGCCGATCTCGTCGCGGGAGGCAACGGCCACACGGGCGCCGAAGTCGCCCTCGCCGATCCGCCGCGCCACCGCAGCGACGCGCTGGATCGGCTTGACCACCACCTGCCGCATGACGATGGCCAGCACGCCGCCGGCTGCGACGATGGTCAGCACCGCGACGAGGATCTGGCGGTTGCGCTGGGCGCGCACCGCGGCGAACACCGGCTCCATGGAGGTCGCGACACGCACGACGGCTCGCACCGTGTGGTCGCTGCCGTGACAGCCCTGGCACTTCGCCTGGTTGATGACCGGCCGGTGCAGCGTGAAGAGCGGCACGCCGTCCTGGTACTCGACGGTCTCCTGGGTCGCGAGCGTCTGGAGCGCCCGCTGGAAGAGCGGCCCCGTCATCGTCCGCCCGGGCTCGCGGCGCATGCGCTTGATGCTCTCGAACACCTCCTTCGGCAGCCCCGCGTTGCGCTCCACCTCCTCGAGCGTCGCCAGGTCCGTGAAGGCCTCGACGCCGTTCCGGCGGTAGATGTCAAGCCCCTCCACCGGCGAGGCGCCACGGAGCTCGGTGATCATGGCGCGGGTGACGTCGGGGCGCTCCTGGAGCATGGCGGCCTCGACGCTCGCGATGAGGGCGCCGGTCAGCCGGCGCGCGCCTGCCTTGCTCTGCTCGACGAGGAGGGCAGACTCCTGCTGGATGGTGAGGATCGTCGAGGCGCCGAAGCCGATGATGAGGACGGCGACGATGACGGCGGCGATCTTCGCGGTGAGCCGCGAGCGGATCACCCGCGGCTATCCGAGGAGCTCCGCGTACGCCGTCTCGTCGAATCCGACGATGAGAGTGCGCCCCTTCCGGAGTGTCGGCGCGCGGAGGTTGCCAGAAGGGCCGATCAGCAGGGCTGCGAGCGCGGCGGTGGGGGGCTTCTCCCTGCGGAGGTCCACGTGGACGACCTTCTTCCCCTTCGCCGCGTAGAGCTCGTCCACGTCCTTCAGCAGCGCGAGCGCCTGGGCGGGCCCGAGGCGCACCTTGCGCGCGTCCACCTGGGTGGCCGCCTCGATCCCGCGCTTCGCAAGGAACCCTTGCGTCCTCGCGCAGGTCTGTCAGCCGGGGCGGTGGTAGCTCCAGTCGATCCGCTTCACGGCACTCATCGCAGCAGGGCCTCGAAGCGGTCGGGCTTGGCCAGCTTGTCGGCGATGCGCGAGCAGTCGCCAGACTGCACGGACACGCTGCGGGTGATCAGCTCGAAGAGGGTGGCGGTCTCGAGCAGCGTCATCTGCCCGCCGGCGGCCGACTGGATCCTGGTGAGGCGCTCGAGAATCTGGGTGCGCGAATCCCCGTAGCAGGCGGCCGTGAGTCGCGTGACGATCTGGTAGACCTCGTTCTGCTGCCGGGCCTTGTCCTGGAGGTCCTCCACGAGCGCCCAGCCGCCCGCCACGACGCCGAGGACGACGACGCAGACCCACAGGTACGGCTTCCGCCAGATCGGGGCGCTCGCGACGCGCTGCCAGAGCGGCGGCGGCGCCGGCACCTTGGACGCGCGGCGCCCCGTCACCGTCTGTAGCATGCGCGTGGAGTGCGGGACGCGCACCGCCTCCTTCACGTCCTTCTTGATGCGGACGCGCTCCTGCTCCGCGACGGTAGCCGCCCCGCGCTGCCGGGAAGTGCCCGCCGCGAAGGTCGGCGCGCCGCACTGGTGACAGAACTGGGCCCCCGGGACGAGCTCGACGTCGCAGTGAAAGCATGGGTAGGGCATCGAGTGGAGCGTAACGGGCCGTGGGAGGGGTGTCAAGGACGGGGGTGGGGGCGACGCCGGCTCCGTCCTGCCACGAGGCACGCGGCGGGAACCGGTTGGCCCGCGCGGGCGCTACTTCGTCAGGCGGGGCCAGACCTCGCCCGCCAGCCGCTCCATGGTCTCCAGCACCTCGTCGCCCGAGCCGGCGCGGCAGTGGAAGATGACGTCGGTGGGGCCGAGGTCCAGCACCGGCTTGATCCGCTCCGCCACCTGGGCGGCCGTGCCCACGAAGACCCGGTCGGGATCCTCCTCGGTGGGGCGTCGCGTGGCGTCACCCCCGGGGCCGACCACGCGGATCCCGTACAGCACCGTCAGCGCGCAGTCGCCGGGCGCACGCCCGCAGG
The sequence above is drawn from the Candidatus Rokuibacteriota bacterium genome and encodes:
- a CDS encoding YdcF family protein; amino-acid sequence: MRGVRPLGLVALLLFAAAAFTPLASWLNAWMAGVARLEPADAIVVLGRGGADTDGVLTNRSLRRVLHGVALHQQALAPWLVLSGSAEEIQARATLAQGLGVPAAAILRAGLAHTTREEADRLGRLLLPRGSRRILLVADPIDMPRARGAMERAGFTVLPAPTAASGPSQPEARLGLLRDIVIELAGWTYYRLTGTL
- a CDS encoding HAMP domain-containing protein; the encoded protein is MIRSRLTAKIAAVIVAVLIIGFGASTILTIQQESALLVEQSKAGARRLTGALIASVEAAMLQERPDVTRAMITELRGASPVEGLDIYRRNGVEAFTDLATLEEVERNAGLPKEVFESIKRMRREPGRTMTGPLFQRALQTLATQETVEYQDGVPLFTLHRPVINQAKCQGCHGSDHTVRAVVRVATSMEPVFAAVRAQRNRQILVAVLTIVAAGGVLAIVMRQVVVKPIQRVAAVARRIGEGDFGARVAVASRDEIGVLGGALNEMTEHLARARDELAARNAELATTLESLQASRRQVELLEQLKGELSKFVPDAVKALLERDPNATELEKRTEEVSVLFLDIAGYTKLSEQLDPRALNQVVQTYFSSFLEIIRAHHGDVNETAGDGLMVIFQRAPQGDRAGRAWDHALNATRAAFAIRQRTLELNEAHRGRLQPIELHMGLNTGEALVGATKLGGAGAQRWTFTASGPVTNVAARLAASATGGEIVVGPATAERIRAHFVLESLGEKRFKNVSEPIPVYRLIPPGVYEKIV
- a CDS encoding zinc ribbon domain-containing protein, with the translated sequence MPYPCFHCDVELVPGAQFCHQCGAPTFAAGTSRQRGAATVAEQERVRIKKDVKEAVRVPHSTRMLQTVTGRRASKVPAPPPLWQRVASAPIWRKPYLWVCVVVLGVVAGGWALVEDLQDKARQQNEVYQIVTRLTAACYGDSRTQILERLTRIQSAAGGQMTLLETATLFELITRSVSVQSGDCSRIADKLAKPDRFEALLR